The proteins below come from a single Chitinophaga pinensis DSM 2588 genomic window:
- the eno gene encoding phosphopyruvate hydratase, which yields MSTISSIHARQILDSRGNPTVEVDVTTEDGHFGRAAVPSGASTGKHEAVELRDNDKAVYMGKGVIQAVNNVNDIIAEELVGWEVTDQAGIDRFLIELDGTENKGKLGANATLAVSMAVAKAAADEANLPLYRYLGGVNATTLPIPLMNIINGGVHADNKIDFQEFMIVPVGASSFSEGLRWGVEVFHHLKSVLKKKGYSTNVGDEGGFAPEIQSNEEAIETVIAAIEAAGYKPGEQIAIALDAASSEMFNDADKTYKFYKSSGKVISSEEMVAFWAEWCKKYPIVSIEDGMAEDDWDGWKKLTEAVGATVQLVGDDLFVTNVKRLKTGIDQSIANSILIKVNQIGTVTETIDAVNMAHKAGFTSIMSHRSGETEDTTIADLAVALNCGQIKTGSASRTDRMAKYNQLLRIEEELDNVAYYPGKSVKFGKK from the coding sequence ATGAGTACCATTTCATCAATCCATGCAAGGCAGATCCTTGATAGCCGTGGCAATCCAACTGTAGAGGTAGATGTAACCACAGAAGACGGTCACTTTGGCCGTGCAGCCGTTCCATCCGGTGCTTCTACTGGTAAACACGAAGCAGTTGAACTGCGTGATAATGACAAAGCCGTGTACATGGGTAAAGGTGTTATCCAGGCAGTAAACAACGTGAACGATATTATTGCAGAAGAACTGGTAGGATGGGAAGTGACAGACCAGGCCGGTATCGATAGATTCCTGATTGAACTGGATGGTACTGAAAATAAAGGTAAACTGGGTGCTAACGCTACCCTGGCTGTGAGCATGGCCGTTGCAAAAGCAGCTGCTGACGAAGCTAACCTGCCACTGTACCGTTACCTGGGTGGTGTTAACGCTACTACCCTGCCTATTCCGCTGATGAACATCATCAATGGTGGTGTGCACGCTGATAACAAAATCGATTTCCAGGAATTCATGATCGTTCCGGTAGGTGCGTCTTCCTTCTCTGAAGGTCTGCGCTGGGGTGTTGAGGTGTTCCATCACCTGAAATCCGTTCTGAAAAAGAAAGGTTACAGCACTAACGTAGGTGACGAAGGTGGTTTCGCACCAGAAATCCAGAGCAACGAAGAAGCGATCGAAACTGTAATCGCAGCTATCGAAGCAGCTGGTTACAAACCAGGTGAGCAGATCGCTATCGCACTGGACGCAGCAAGCAGCGAAATGTTCAATGACGCTGATAAAACTTACAAATTCTACAAAAGCTCCGGAAAAGTAATCAGCAGCGAAGAAATGGTTGCTTTCTGGGCTGAGTGGTGCAAAAAATACCCAATCGTTTCTATCGAAGACGGTATGGCTGAAGATGACTGGGATGGCTGGAAAAAACTAACTGAAGCTGTTGGTGCTACCGTACAGCTGGTAGGTGATGACCTGTTCGTTACCAACGTTAAACGTTTGAAAACAGGTATCGACCAGAGCATCGCTAACAGCATCCTGATCAAAGTAAACCAGATCGGTACTGTTACTGAAACAATTGATGCAGTGAATATGGCTCACAAAGCAGGTTTTACCTCTATCATGAGTCACCGTTCCGGCGAAACTGAAGATACTACCATCGCTGACCTGGCAGTTGCACTGAACTGTGGCCAGATCAAAACCGGTTCCGCTTCCCGTACTGACCGTATGGCTAAATACAACCAGTTGCTCCGTATCGAAGAAGAATTGGACAACGTTGCGTATTATCCGGGAAAATCCGTTAAATTTGGTAAGAAGTAA
- the gldA gene encoding gliding motility-associated ABC transporter ATP-binding subunit GldA, with translation MSITVTQLSKVYEEQRAVNDISFSLNKGEVVGFLGPNGAGKSTTMKMITGYLPPSGGNASVCGYDVVTHPMEVRQRIGYLPEANSLYKDMYVREFLSFIAEVHKLGSNKEKRISEVIAMTGLQPESKKKIGQLSKGYQQRVGLAQALIHDPEVLILDEPTSGFDPNQLVDVRDLIRELGKTKTIMLSTHIMQEVEAMCSRVIIINKGNIIADDSLQNLQQGDQQNGYIQVSFGAPLPAEAELLQIPGVTRVKQQDGGTWQLFAANLEDVRKNLLQFALISNRNILSLQSNSQSLESIFRELTK, from the coding sequence ATGTCAATCACAGTAACACAGTTAAGCAAGGTATACGAAGAGCAGCGGGCAGTCAATGATATTTCCTTCTCGCTGAATAAAGGCGAGGTAGTGGGTTTTCTGGGTCCTAACGGGGCCGGCAAGAGCACTACCATGAAGATGATCACCGGCTACCTGCCTCCGAGTGGCGGTAATGCCAGCGTATGCGGCTATGATGTAGTGACGCATCCTATGGAAGTCAGACAGCGTATCGGCTACCTGCCGGAAGCCAATTCTCTCTATAAAGACATGTACGTCCGGGAGTTCCTCAGCTTTATCGCTGAAGTACATAAACTGGGCAGTAATAAGGAAAAACGCATTTCCGAAGTGATCGCTATGACCGGTTTACAGCCGGAAAGCAAGAAAAAGATCGGGCAGTTGTCCAAAGGGTACCAGCAGCGTGTTGGTTTGGCCCAGGCACTGATACATGATCCGGAAGTGCTGATCCTGGACGAGCCAACCTCCGGTTTCGATCCCAACCAGCTGGTAGATGTGCGCGATCTGATCAGGGAACTGGGTAAAACCAAGACCATCATGCTCAGCACACACATCATGCAGGAAGTAGAAGCCATGTGCAGCCGGGTTATCATCATCAATAAGGGTAACATTATTGCGGACGATTCCCTCCAGAACCTGCAACAAGGCGACCAGCAAAATGGTTATATCCAGGTATCTTTCGGCGCACCGCTTCCTGCAGAGGCGGAGCTGTTGCAGATACCGGGCGTAACGCGGGTAAAACAGCAGGACGGCGGTACATGGCAGTTATTTGCCGCTAATCTGGAAGATGTACGCAAAAACCTGCTACAATTTGCTTTGATAAGTAACCGGAACATCCTTTCTTTGCAGAGCAATTCACAAAGCCTGGAGTCAATCTTCAGGGAATTGACAAAGTAG
- a CDS encoding TerD family protein, with amino-acid sequence MAINLSKGQKIDIGLSKISVGLGWNPNEGTGNDFDLDASAFMIDNNRLIPGEGYFVFYGNTTSPDDALLHTGDDPTGGNSADGDDETIRVDLSKVNADIKEILFVVTIHDAATRRQNFGQVRNSYIRIVDDASGEEIAKYELGEDFSVETGVEFGRLYQRDGKWRFEASGIGYKEDLAYFLGKYYKGQIIK; translated from the coding sequence ATGGCAATTAATTTATCGAAGGGACAAAAAATCGACATCGGGCTTTCCAAAATCAGCGTAGGTCTGGGTTGGAATCCAAATGAGGGGACGGGCAATGATTTTGATCTTGATGCATCCGCGTTTATGATTGATAATAACAGGTTAATTCCTGGCGAAGGTTACTTTGTATTCTACGGTAATACCACGTCACCGGATGACGCCCTGCTCCATACAGGCGACGATCCTACCGGTGGAAACAGTGCAGACGGAGATGATGAAACCATCCGGGTGGATCTGTCCAAAGTAAATGCTGATATCAAAGAAATACTGTTTGTTGTAACCATCCACGATGCTGCTACACGCAGACAGAATTTCGGTCAGGTAAGAAACTCATATATCCGTATCGTTGATGATGCAAGCGGCGAGGAAATAGCTAAATACGAGCTGGGAGAAGATTTCTCCGTAGAGACGGGCGTTGAATTCGGCCGCCTCTACCAAAGAGATGGCAAATGGCGTTTCGAGGCATCCGGTATCGGATATAAAGAAGACCTGGCTTATTTCCTGGGCAAATACTACAAAGGACAAATCATCAAATAG
- a CDS encoding TerD family protein, whose translation MAINLVKGQTIDLRKNDKGESFDLSTVTIGLGWDVRKKSGGFFGKLLGGKEEEFDLDAIAFLLDKNGKVADLGKTVQTNDGRNLSLYQGDVIFFNSQRHPSGNIWLTGDNRTGAGDGDDEQIIVKLDSLDAKYEKILFIVSVYQGRQRNQHFGGIENAFIRAVDNSGKEIAKFNLSGDASYNNMCSLVFAEVYRNNGTWKFRALGDPQPADSFVEILRNYVY comes from the coding sequence ATGGCAATTAATTTAGTTAAGGGACAAACCATTGACCTCCGCAAAAATGATAAAGGTGAAAGCTTCGATCTGTCAACTGTAACCATTGGTCTTGGTTGGGACGTGCGTAAAAAAAGCGGCGGCTTTTTTGGCAAACTTTTAGGTGGTAAGGAAGAGGAATTTGATCTGGATGCTATTGCGTTCCTGCTTGATAAAAATGGTAAAGTAGCTGACTTAGGTAAAACCGTACAGACAAACGACGGTCGTAACCTGAGCCTGTACCAGGGAGATGTGATCTTCTTCAACAGTCAGCGTCATCCGTCAGGCAATATCTGGCTGACAGGCGATAACCGTACCGGCGCCGGCGATGGCGATGATGAGCAGATCATTGTGAAACTGGATAGCCTGGACGCGAAATATGAGAAGATCCTTTTCATCGTATCTGTCTACCAGGGCCGTCAGCGTAACCAGCACTTCGGTGGTATCGAAAACGCTTTCATCCGCGCAGTAGATAACAGCGGAAAAGAGATCGCTAAATTTAACCTCTCCGGAGACGCTTCATATAACAATATGTGCTCACTGGTATTTGCAGAAGTATACCGTAATAACGGTACCTGGAAATTCAGAGCACTGGGAGATCCTCAGCCAGCTGATAGCTTCGTGGAAATCCTGCGGAACTATGTTTATTAA
- a CDS encoding vWA domain-containing protein, translated as MRRLPVYLVLDTSGSMSGEPIEAVKNGVQVLISTLRQDPYALETAFLSLITFDSDARQLVPLTDLSSFQMPELKASGGTSLGSALELVADSINREVAKSTPDVKGDWKPLVFLMTDGIPTDTWQNGLNAFQNTKIGITVACAAGNGADVNLLKQITNTVVSLDTADAATIKAFFKWVSASVSTGSQKVESGDKEVAGLNELPPPPPEVNIVV; from the coding sequence ATGAGAAGATTACCAGTTTATTTAGTGTTGGATACCTCTGGCTCTATGAGCGGTGAGCCCATAGAAGCTGTGAAAAATGGTGTACAGGTACTGATCTCTACCCTGAGACAGGATCCGTATGCCCTGGAAACTGCATTCCTCAGCCTGATCACTTTTGACAGTGATGCGCGCCAGCTGGTGCCGCTTACAGATCTGTCTTCTTTCCAGATGCCTGAATTAAAGGCTTCAGGCGGTACCTCTCTGGGTTCCGCGCTGGAACTGGTGGCTGACAGTATCAACAGGGAAGTAGCAAAATCTACTCCTGACGTAAAAGGTGACTGGAAACCGCTGGTTTTCCTGATGACAGATGGTATTCCCACCGATACATGGCAGAACGGATTGAATGCCTTTCAGAATACCAAAATAGGTATTACAGTAGCCTGTGCCGCGGGCAATGGCGCTGATGTGAACCTGTTGAAGCAGATCACCAATACCGTTGTTTCACTCGATACGGCAGATGCCGCTACGATCAAAGCCTTCTTCAAATGGGTGTCTGCCTCCGTAAGCACCGGCAGCCAGAAAGTAGAAAGCGGCGATAAAGAAGTAGCCGGACTGAATGAATTGCCACCGCCTCCACCGGAAGTGAATATCGTCGTGTAA